Proteins from a genomic interval of Cervus elaphus chromosome 13, mCerEla1.1, whole genome shotgun sequence:
- the DLK1 gene encoding protein delta homolog 1 isoform X2 yields MTATAALLPVLLLLLAFGRSAHGAECFPACHPENGFCDDDSVCRCQPGWQGPLCDQCVTFPGCTHGLCVEPWQCICKDGWDGHLCDLDIRACTSTPCANNGTCLNLEDGQYECSCAPGFSGKDCQKMDGPCVVNGSPCQHGGSCVDDEGQAPHAACLCPPGFSGNFCEIMTNSCSPNPCENQGICTDIGGDFRCRCPAGFMDKTCSRPVNTCTSEPCLNGGTCLQHSQGQAICFTILGVLTSLVILGTLGIVFLNKCEAWVSNLRYSHMLRKKKNLLLHYNSGEELAVNIVFPEKIDMTTFTKEAGEEEI; encoded by the exons ATGACCGCGACCGCAGCCCTCCTGCCCGTCCTCTTGCTCCTGCTGGCTTTCGGCCGCAGTGCCCATG GAGCTGAATGCTTCCCGGCCTGCCACCCCGAAAATGGATTCTGCGATGATGACAGTGTGTGCAG GTGCCAGCCTGGCTGGCAGGGTCCCCTGTGTGACCAGTGCGTGACCTTTCCCGGCTGTACGCACGGCCTCTGCGTGGAGCCCTGGCAGTGCATCTGCAAGGACGGCTGGGACGGACACCTCTGCGACCTAG ACATCCGGGCTTGCACCTCGACCCCCTGCGCCAACAACGGCACCTGCCTGAACCTTGAAGACGGCCAGTATGAGTGCTCCTGTGCCCCTGGCTTCTCGGGAAAGGATTGTCAGAAGATGGACGGGCCCTGCGTGGTGAATGG CTCGCCCTGCCAGCACGGAGGCAGCTGCGTGGACGATGAGGGCCAGGCCCCCCACGCCGCCTGCCTGTGCCCCCCGGGCTTCTCGGGCAACTTCTGCGAGATCATGACCAACAGCTGCAGCCCCAACCCGTGCGAGAACCAGGGCATCTGCACCGACATCGGGGGTGACTTCCGCTGCCGCTGCCCCGCCGGCTTCATGGACAAGACCTGCAGCCGCCCGGTCAACACCTGCACCAGCGAGCCGTGCCTCAACGGCGGCACCTGCCTGCAGCACTCACAG GGACAGGCCATCTGCTTCACCATCCTGGGCGTGCTCACCAGCCTGGTGATCCTGGGCACCTTGGGCATCGTCTTCCTCAACAAGTGCGAGGCCTGGGTGTCCAACCTGCGCTACAGCCACATGCTGCGCAAGAAGAAGAACCTGCTGCTGCATTACAACAGCGGGGAGGAGCTGGCCGTCAACATCGTCTTCCCGGAGAAGATCGACATGACCACCTTCACCAAGGAGGCCGGCGAGGAGGAGATCTGA
- the DLK1 gene encoding protein delta homolog 1 isoform X1 — translation MTATAALLPVLLLLLAFGRSAHGAECFPACHPENGFCDDDSVCRCQPGWQGPLCDQCVTFPGCTHGLCVEPWQCICKDGWDGHLCDLDIRACTSTPCANNGTCLNLEDGQYECSCAPGFSGKDCQKMDGPCVVNGSPCQHGGSCVDDEGQAPHAACLCPPGFSGNFCEIMTNSCSPNPCENQGICTDIGGDFRCRCPAGFMDKTCSRPVNTCTSEPCLNGGTCLQHSQVRFECLCTPAFAGPRCGRKRAAGPPQVTRVPSGYGLTYRLTPGVHELPVQQPEHRVLKVSMKELNKSTPLLSEGQAICFTILGVLTSLVILGTLGIVFLNKCEAWVSNLRYSHMLRKKKNLLLHYNSGEELAVNIVFPEKIDMTTFTKEAGEEEI, via the exons ATGACCGCGACCGCAGCCCTCCTGCCCGTCCTCTTGCTCCTGCTGGCTTTCGGCCGCAGTGCCCATG GAGCTGAATGCTTCCCGGCCTGCCACCCCGAAAATGGATTCTGCGATGATGACAGTGTGTGCAG GTGCCAGCCTGGCTGGCAGGGTCCCCTGTGTGACCAGTGCGTGACCTTTCCCGGCTGTACGCACGGCCTCTGCGTGGAGCCCTGGCAGTGCATCTGCAAGGACGGCTGGGACGGACACCTCTGCGACCTAG ACATCCGGGCTTGCACCTCGACCCCCTGCGCCAACAACGGCACCTGCCTGAACCTTGAAGACGGCCAGTATGAGTGCTCCTGTGCCCCTGGCTTCTCGGGAAAGGATTGTCAGAAGATGGACGGGCCCTGCGTGGTGAATGG CTCGCCCTGCCAGCACGGAGGCAGCTGCGTGGACGATGAGGGCCAGGCCCCCCACGCCGCCTGCCTGTGCCCCCCGGGCTTCTCGGGCAACTTCTGCGAGATCATGACCAACAGCTGCAGCCCCAACCCGTGCGAGAACCAGGGCATCTGCACCGACATCGGGGGTGACTTCCGCTGCCGCTGCCCCGCCGGCTTCATGGACAAGACCTGCAGCCGCCCGGTCAACACCTGCACCAGCGAGCCGTGCCTCAACGGCGGCACCTGCCTGCAGCACTCACAGGTGAGATTCGAGTGTCTGTGCACGCCCGCTTTCGCCGGCCCCCGGTGCGGCCGGAAGCGCGCGGCGGGCCCCCCGCAGGTCACCCGTGTGCCCAGCGGTTACGGGCTGACCTACCGCCTGACCCCCGGGGTGCACGAGCTGCCGGTGCAGCAGCCCGAGCACCGCGTCCTGAAAGTGTCCATGAAGGAGCTCAACAAGAGCACTCCGCTCCTCTCCGAGGGACAGGCCATCTGCTTCACCATCCTGGGCGTGCTCACCAGCCTGGTGATCCTGGGCACCTTGGGCATCGTCTTCCTCAACAAGTGCGAGGCCTGGGTGTCCAACCTGCGCTACAGCCACATGCTGCGCAAGAAGAAGAACCTGCTGCTGCATTACAACAGCGGGGAGGAGCTGGCCGTCAACATCGTCTTCCCGGAGAAGATCGACATGACCACCTTCACCAAGGAGGCCGGCGAGGAGGAGATCTGA
- the DLK1 gene encoding protein delta homolog 1 isoform X3, translating to MTATAALLPVLLLLLAFGRSAHGAECFPACHPENGFCDDDSVCRCQPGWQGPLCDQCVTFPGCTHGLCVEPWQCICKDGWDGHLCDLDIRACTSTPCANNGTCLNLEDGQYECSCAPGFSGKDCQKMDGPCVVNGSPCQHGGSCVDDEGQAPHAACLCPPGFSGNFCEIMTNSCSPNPCENQGICTDIGGDFRCRCPAGFMDKTCSRPVNTCTSEPCLNGGTCLQHSQAICFTILGVLTSLVILGTLGIVFLNKCEAWVSNLRYSHMLRKKKNLLLHYNSGEELAVNIVFPEKIDMTTFTKEAGEEEI from the exons ATGACCGCGACCGCAGCCCTCCTGCCCGTCCTCTTGCTCCTGCTGGCTTTCGGCCGCAGTGCCCATG GAGCTGAATGCTTCCCGGCCTGCCACCCCGAAAATGGATTCTGCGATGATGACAGTGTGTGCAG GTGCCAGCCTGGCTGGCAGGGTCCCCTGTGTGACCAGTGCGTGACCTTTCCCGGCTGTACGCACGGCCTCTGCGTGGAGCCCTGGCAGTGCATCTGCAAGGACGGCTGGGACGGACACCTCTGCGACCTAG ACATCCGGGCTTGCACCTCGACCCCCTGCGCCAACAACGGCACCTGCCTGAACCTTGAAGACGGCCAGTATGAGTGCTCCTGTGCCCCTGGCTTCTCGGGAAAGGATTGTCAGAAGATGGACGGGCCCTGCGTGGTGAATGG CTCGCCCTGCCAGCACGGAGGCAGCTGCGTGGACGATGAGGGCCAGGCCCCCCACGCCGCCTGCCTGTGCCCCCCGGGCTTCTCGGGCAACTTCTGCGAGATCATGACCAACAGCTGCAGCCCCAACCCGTGCGAGAACCAGGGCATCTGCACCGACATCGGGGGTGACTTCCGCTGCCGCTGCCCCGCCGGCTTCATGGACAAGACCTGCAGCCGCCCGGTCAACACCTGCACCAGCGAGCCGTGCCTCAACGGCGGCACCTGCCTGCAGCACTCACAG GCCATCTGCTTCACCATCCTGGGCGTGCTCACCAGCCTGGTGATCCTGGGCACCTTGGGCATCGTCTTCCTCAACAAGTGCGAGGCCTGGGTGTCCAACCTGCGCTACAGCCACATGCTGCGCAAGAAGAAGAACCTGCTGCTGCATTACAACAGCGGGGAGGAGCTGGCCGTCAACATCGTCTTCCCGGAGAAGATCGACATGACCACCTTCACCAAGGAGGCCGGCGAGGAGGAGATCTGA